A region of Desulfolucanica intricata DNA encodes the following proteins:
- a CDS encoding GIY-YIG nuclease family protein, whose product MKLSDILQLKGFTNNRIKVVRHTTDRNEIRNIIEAGHFELYQSYQKTNVFKDTEYIIAFRALEGRKALLQGVYKVNKVQKVSKLPDVLNPIIILENWGAGPFYFYDLIRDYSLSELEERLVIDWGSSTVSWCQKKLDKDVIEILPKGFAKTFLGYENVILMFDELEKIVKNPDVNRQWKMTLSNVYGVYLILDTTNGQQYVGSAYGKDGIWGRWSDYVHTKHGGNKILIELLTNDPMRYKKFQFSILNVLPNSSLREQVIQLEQITKTKLGTRTFGLNSN is encoded by the coding sequence GTGAAACTGTCTGACATTCTTCAACTAAAAGGATTTACCAACAATAGAATAAAAGTAGTTAGGCACACGACCGACAGAAATGAAATCAGAAATATAATTGAAGCAGGTCATTTTGAATTATATCAATCATATCAAAAAACAAATGTTTTTAAAGATACAGAATATATAATTGCATTTCGTGCCTTAGAAGGCAGAAAAGCGCTTTTACAAGGGGTTTATAAAGTGAATAAAGTGCAGAAAGTCTCAAAGCTTCCAGACGTGCTAAATCCTATTATTATTTTAGAAAATTGGGGGGCAGGACCCTTTTATTTCTATGATTTAATTAGGGACTATTCATTAAGTGAATTAGAAGAAAGGTTAGTCATCGATTGGGGCAGTTCTACGGTTTCTTGGTGTCAGAAAAAACTTGATAAAGATGTAATTGAAATTTTACCAAAGGGATTTGCAAAAACATTTTTGGGATATGAAAATGTTATTTTAATGTTCGATGAGCTAGAAAAAATAGTAAAAAACCCAGATGTGAATAGGCAGTGGAAAATGACGCTATCGAATGTTTATGGAGTATATTTAATCCTTGATACAACAAATGGGCAACAATATGTAGGTTCTGCCTATGGCAAAGACGGTATCTGGGGCAGGTGGAGCGATTATGTGCACACAAAACATGGGGGGAATAAAATACTTATTGAATTATTGACTAATGATCCTATGAGGTACAAAAAATTCCAATTTAGCATATTGAATGTCCTTCCAAATTCTTCTTTGCGCGAACAAGTGATACAACTTGAGCAAATAACAAAAACAAAATTGGGGACGAGAACGTTTGGATTGAATTCAAACTAA
- a CDS encoding alpha/beta fold hydrolase: MLSLIITQIVALKHPSRVLSISLIMTSNFDSSLPKKDMKVTEALGELKIKNWRNKDEVIKCFIKKSKLLIGPKHKFDEEKIRRLNEEEFDRASNLQSRENHGLIRGWESYLSRTNEINVPTLIIHGTKDPIIPYEHGVHLSKIIPDAVLVTLEETGHEIHYNDWDEIIDAISKHAANL, translated from the coding sequence ATGTTATCCTTGATTATTACGCAGATAGTAGCTCTTAAACATCCCAGCAGAGTTCTTAGCATTTCATTAATTATGACATCAAATTTTGATTCTAGTCTTCCTAAAAAGGATATGAAAGTAACAGAAGCCTTAGGTGAGCTTAAAATCAAAAATTGGCGAAACAAAGATGAAGTGATAAAGTGCTTTATCAAAAAAAGCAAACTTCTCATAGGGCCTAAACATAAATTTGATGAAGAGAAAATAAGAAGACTGAATGAAGAAGAATTTGATAGAGCTAGTAATTTGCAGAGTAGGGAAAATCACGGACTTATAAGAGGATGGGAATCATATTTGTCAAGAACTAATGAAATCAACGTCCCTACATTAATAATTCACGGGACCAAGGATCCTATCATACCGTATGAGCATGGAGTCCATCTTTCGAAAATTATTCCAGATGCTGTATTGGTTACCTTGGAAGAAACTGGACATGAGATACACTATAATGATTGGGATGAAATTATTGACGCCATATCAAAGCATGCAGCGAATTTATAA
- a CDS encoding endonuclease III domain-containing protein, with the protein MAEHLLVTIGKARFSDSERHLIPFVNDIEQDKFLNDIENTPHAFVLACLMDRQIKAERAWSIPFRIREIIGSFKIDDLASVSLEEYKNIFNRNVLHRFNDTMAEVFYSAIQDIKVKYNGDASRIWSNNPSSAKVVYEFLQFKGSGKKIATMAANILARQFKIPFSDYYSIDISPDVHILRVMRRTGLVDSNADLDSIIYKARELNPKFPGIIDFSCWEIGRTWCRPNNPNCSECIINSECKKRV; encoded by the coding sequence ATGGCGGAACATTTGCTTGTAACAATAGGAAAAGCACGATTTAGTGATTCAGAAAGACATCTTATTCCTTTTGTTAATGACATAGAACAAGATAAATTTCTTAACGATATTGAAAACACGCCCCATGCTTTTGTTTTAGCCTGCTTGATGGATAGGCAGATTAAAGCGGAGCGAGCGTGGTCAATTCCCTTTAGAATAAGGGAGATTATAGGAAGCTTTAAAATTGATGATTTAGCCAGCGTTTCACTTGAAGAGTACAAGAATATTTTTAATAGAAATGTCTTGCATAGATTTAACGATACAATGGCGGAGGTATTTTATTCTGCAATTCAGGATATAAAAGTAAAGTATAATGGGGATGCTTCGCGAATATGGAGCAACAATCCTAGCAGCGCAAAAGTAGTTTATGAATTCTTGCAGTTTAAAGGAAGCGGCAAAAAAATTGCTACAATGGCAGCCAATATTCTTGCCAGGCAATTTAAGATTCCGTTTTCGGATTATTACTCAATTGACATATCACCAGACGTACATATTTTAAGGGTAATGCGACGGACCGGGCTGGTTGATAGTAATGCTGATTTAGATTCGATCATCTATAAGGCAAGAGAGTTAAATCCTAAGTTTCCAGGGATAATAGATTTTTCATGCTGGGAGATTGGGCGTACCTGGTGCAGACCGAATAATCCGAATTGTAGCGAATGTATTATTAATTCTGAATGCAAGAAGAGAGTATAA
- a CDS encoding LysM peptidoglycan-binding domain-containing protein, producing the protein MKFISFLLVLCLAMINLVGCGEVEETREKTLPDGSKIIVDTGGKILTEEKVEPLEGYTYDEDTGRYINETTGIWYVVENGQKIIPSEEYFDRDKVVSISGIGIADRPNDVWELKEVREITIQSGDTLVDVINPYFMNEHFRMNYEWYAKQVLEINNITDPNIIKAGDTLKIPIYIDKGVKNLTEESAGDNHENKNMLSKEEIIQLVESIDPYQLKPAMTPKERYDLRTEIYSKIPKDKIHNFSHAIQSSALQLYGIVSDDRYIELIDKNHPRWDAYDENNLFGIVTVLSGVEKYVDYKPLQEDIDAVKKLCNEGLKERNILKIIDANRILQDLSRHLIRVPYRGEEEEKVDYGDIHNLYFKATKTLEGAHNFLSDNNIPTNNNDYN; encoded by the coding sequence TTGAAATTCATAAGTTTTCTGCTTGTATTATGTTTAGCAATGATCAACCTTGTTGGATGTGGAGAAGTAGAAGAAACACGAGAAAAAACATTACCGGATGGCAGTAAAATTATAGTAGACACTGGAGGAAAGATCTTAACTGAGGAAAAGGTTGAACCGCTTGAGGGATATACTTATGATGAGGATACAGGACGGTATATTAACGAAACTACCGGCATTTGGTATGTAGTCGAAAATGGGCAAAAGATAATACCATCCGAAGAATATTTTGATCGTGACAAAGTAGTTTCAATTTCGGGGATTGGCATTGCTGACCGCCCGAATGATGTCTGGGAGCTAAAAGAGGTACGGGAAATAACCATTCAATCAGGAGATACGTTGGTTGACGTTATCAACCCTTACTTTATGAATGAGCATTTCAGAATGAATTATGAATGGTATGCCAAACAAGTTCTAGAGATTAACAACATTACTGACCCTAACATTATCAAAGCGGGAGATACCTTGAAGATACCGATTTATATTGACAAAGGAGTAAAAAATTTAACTGAAGAAAGTGCTGGGGATAATCATGAAAATAAAAATATGCTTTCAAAAGAAGAGATTATTCAATTAGTTGAAAGTATAGATCCATACCAATTGAAACCTGCGATGACACCAAAAGAAAGGTATGATTTAAGGACTGAAATATACAGCAAAATTCCTAAAGACAAAATTCACAACTTTTCCCATGCTATCCAGTCCAGTGCATTACAGCTTTATGGTATTGTGTCTGATGATAGATATATTGAGCTTATTGATAAGAATCATCCAAGATGGGATGCTTATGATGAAAATAATTTATTTGGGATAGTAACTGTATTATCAGGAGTTGAGAAGTATGTGGATTATAAGCCTTTGCAGGAAGATATTGACGCTGTAAAAAAACTGTGTAATGAAGGTCTCAAGGAGCGAAATATATTAAAAATAATTGATGCAAATAGAATACTGCAAGATCTGTCAAGGCATTTAATAAGAGTACCATACCGTGGAGAAGAGGAAGAAAAAGTAGATTATGGTGATATTCATAATCTATACTTCAAGGCAACTAAAACGCTTGAAGGTGCTCATAATTTTTTAAGTGACAACAATATTCCTACGAATAATAATGACTATAATTAG
- a CDS encoding AraC family transcriptional regulator, with translation MDSLSSMNKALEYIEAHLTEDIDYSEVSKIAYCSEYHFKRMFSFLSGIGLSEYIRRRRLTLAAFDLKDKNLRIIDVAVKYGYDSADSFSRAFHSMHGILPSEARSENTQLKAYPRMTFQLSIKGGCEMNYRIVEKGPFKLVGFKKRVPIIFEGVNPEIAKMTELLTPEVIKELKALSNVEPTGIISASTNFSEGRMEEKGELDHYIGVATSSDETVEFDVLKIEASVWAVFESIGPFPETLQNVWGRIYSEWFPSSGYEAVEGPEILWNESPDTGNPKYRSEIWIPVKKKDY, from the coding sequence ATGGATTCGTTAAGTAGTATGAATAAAGCATTGGAATATATTGAAGCGCACCTAACGGAGGATATTGATTATAGTGAAGTATCAAAAATTGCTTACTGCTCAGAGTATCATTTTAAAAGGATGTTTTCATTTTTATCAGGAATTGGTTTATCAGAATATATTCGGAGAAGAAGACTAACGCTAGCTGCGTTTGATTTGAAAGATAAAAATTTGAGAATAATCGATGTTGCTGTCAAATATGGTTATGATTCAGCTGATTCATTCTCCCGTGCTTTTCATTCTATGCATGGCATTCTCCCTTCTGAAGCAAGGAGTGAGAATACGCAATTAAAAGCTTATCCTCGAATGACCTTTCAATTATCAATTAAAGGAGGATGCGAAATGAATTATCGTATTGTTGAGAAAGGCCCTTTTAAGTTAGTAGGATTTAAGAAGAGAGTTCCAATAATATTTGAAGGTGTTAATCCAGAGATTGCAAAAATGACTGAACTTTTAACCCCTGAGGTTATTAAAGAATTAAAAGCACTTTCAAATGTAGAACCAACAGGGATTATTAGTGCATCTACTAACTTCTCGGAAGGAAGAATGGAAGAAAAAGGTGAGCTGGATCATTACATCGGTGTAGCAACTTCAAGTGATGAAACAGTAGAATTTGATGTATTGAAAATAGAAGCCAGTGTCTGGGCAGTTTTCGAATCCATTGGACCATTCCCGGAAACACTTCAAAATGTATGGGGAAGGATATACTCAGAGTGGTTTCCATCTTCAGGATATGAGGCAGTTGAAGGCCCTGAAATTTTGTGGAACGAGAGTCCAGACACTGGAAATCCAAAGTATCGAAGCGAAATCTGGATTCCAGTAAAGAAAAAAGACTATTAA